From a single Couchioplanes caeruleus genomic region:
- the acs gene encoding acetate--CoA ligase, whose amino-acid sequence MSETLENLYSETRQFPPPAALAAEANVKAEAYDRAAADRLGFWEQQAERLTWTKRWEQTLDWSNPPFAKWFVGGELNIAYNCVDRHVEAGRGDKVAIHWEGEPGDTRTITYADLLKSVSQAANTLTELGVTAGDRVAIYLPMIPEAAVAMLACARIGALHSVVFGGFSVDALATRIQDADAKVVITADGGYRRGKPSALKPTVDEAVAQCPSIEHVLVVRRTGEDVTWGDKDLWWHETVEQASEKHEPKAFDAEHPLFILYTSGTTGKPKGILHTTGGYLTQVSYTYDAVFDLKPETDVFWCTADIGWVTGHSYIVYGPLSNGATQIMYEGTPDTPHKGRLWEIVDKYKVTILYTAPTLIRTMMKWGDDIPAKHDLSSLRLLGSVGEPINPEAWMWYRANVGHDNCPIVDTWWQTETGGIMISPLPGVTSTKPGSAMTPLPGISADVVDDQAESVPDGGGGFLVLREPWPSMLRTIWGDDQRFIDTYWSRFGKGAGTGDEWIYFAGDGAKKDEDGALWLLGRVDDVMLVSGHNISTTEVESALVSHPSVAEAAVVGATDPTTGQAIVAFTIPRGNVDTAGDAGEKLIQDLRNHVAKKLGPIAKPRQIMLVAELPKTRSGKIMRRLLRDVAENRSLGDVTTLQDSTVMDLISSGMQGAKSED is encoded by the coding sequence ATGAGTGAGACGCTGGAGAACCTGTATTCGGAGACGCGGCAGTTCCCGCCGCCGGCCGCGCTCGCCGCCGAGGCGAACGTCAAGGCCGAGGCCTACGACCGGGCCGCCGCCGACCGGCTGGGTTTCTGGGAGCAGCAGGCCGAGCGCCTGACCTGGACCAAGCGGTGGGAGCAGACCCTGGACTGGTCGAACCCGCCGTTCGCCAAGTGGTTCGTGGGCGGCGAGCTCAACATCGCGTACAACTGCGTGGACCGGCACGTCGAGGCCGGCCGGGGCGACAAGGTCGCGATCCACTGGGAGGGCGAGCCCGGCGACACCCGCACCATCACGTACGCCGACCTGCTCAAGAGCGTCAGCCAGGCGGCGAACACGCTGACCGAGCTGGGCGTCACGGCCGGCGACCGGGTGGCGATCTACCTGCCGATGATCCCCGAGGCGGCGGTCGCGATGCTGGCCTGCGCCCGGATCGGCGCGCTGCACAGCGTGGTCTTCGGCGGCTTCTCCGTCGACGCCCTCGCCACCCGCATCCAGGACGCCGACGCGAAGGTCGTGATCACCGCCGACGGCGGCTACCGCCGGGGCAAGCCGTCGGCCCTCAAGCCGACCGTGGACGAGGCCGTCGCCCAGTGCCCGAGCATCGAGCACGTACTGGTCGTCCGCCGTACGGGCGAGGACGTCACATGGGGCGACAAGGACCTGTGGTGGCACGAGACGGTCGAGCAGGCGAGCGAGAAGCACGAGCCGAAGGCGTTCGACGCCGAGCACCCGCTGTTCATCCTCTACACCTCGGGCACGACCGGTAAGCCGAAGGGCATCCTGCACACCACCGGCGGCTACCTGACCCAGGTGTCGTACACGTATGACGCGGTCTTCGACCTCAAGCCGGAGACCGACGTCTTCTGGTGCACCGCCGACATCGGCTGGGTCACCGGCCACTCGTACATCGTCTACGGCCCGCTCTCCAACGGCGCCACGCAGATCATGTACGAGGGCACCCCGGACACCCCCCACAAGGGACGGCTCTGGGAGATCGTCGACAAGTACAAGGTGACGATCCTCTACACCGCGCCCACCCTCATCCGCACGATGATGAAGTGGGGCGACGACATCCCGGCCAAGCACGACCTCTCCTCGCTGCGTCTCCTGGGCAGCGTCGGTGAGCCGATCAACCCCGAGGCCTGGATGTGGTACCGGGCGAACGTGGGCCACGACAACTGCCCGATCGTCGACACGTGGTGGCAGACGGAGACCGGCGGCATCATGATCTCCCCGCTGCCGGGCGTCACGAGCACCAAGCCGGGCTCGGCCATGACCCCGCTGCCGGGCATCTCGGCGGACGTCGTCGACGACCAGGCGGAGTCGGTGCCGGACGGTGGCGGCGGCTTCCTGGTGCTGCGCGAGCCGTGGCCCTCGATGCTGCGCACCATCTGGGGCGACGACCAGCGCTTCATCGACACGTACTGGTCGCGCTTCGGCAAGGGCGCCGGCACGGGCGACGAGTGGATCTACTTCGCCGGCGACGGCGCCAAGAAGGACGAGGACGGCGCGCTCTGGCTCCTCGGCCGGGTCGACGACGTGATGCTGGTGTCCGGGCACAACATCTCCACCACCGAGGTGGAGTCGGCGCTGGTGTCGCACCCGTCGGTCGCCGAGGCGGCGGTCGTGGGCGCGACCGACCCGACGACCGGCCAGGCCATCGTCGCGTTCACCATCCCGCGCGGCAATGTGGACACCGCCGGCGACGCGGGCGAGAAGCTCATCCAGGACCTGCGCAACCACGTGGCGAAGAAGCTCGGCCCGATCGCGAAGCCGCGGCAGATCATGCTCGTGGCCGAGCTGCCCAAGACCCGCTCCGGCAAGATCATGCGGCGGCTGCTGCGCGATGTGGCCGAGAACCGGTCGCTGGGCGACGTGACGACGCTGCAGGACTCGACCGTGATGGACCTGATCTCGTCGGGCATGCAGGGGGCCAAGTCCGAAGACTGA
- a CDS encoding immune inhibitor A domain-containing protein, producing the protein MGLLGAAMVTGVGISLPTVAQAAPPVEPTPAASKRAAMDDLPNPVEDKRRELRQEAVNGVLKGDIKTQRRGGSTVAKVGKTRGGGLNDRTVKAAGQDQYVELSRERTDKIFVILAEFGNQRHPDYPDVDSDPDTPGPTTFEGPLHNKIPAPDRSQDNTTVWQPDYNKKHYEDLYFGKGKNVESLKTYYETQSSGRYSVEGEVSDWVKVPYNEARYGRDCDINGQCTDTNAWALITDAVNKWVAERKAAGRTDAQIAAEVKQFDQWDRNDYDGDGNFNEPDGYIDHFQIVHAGGDQSDGDPQQGEDAIWAHRWNAYLNTVGSDGPSYNKYGGQQIGNTGVWISDYTMQPENGGLSVFAHEYGHDLGLPDDYDTSGGLNNNSEYWTLMAQSRLSGAGEPLGTRPGDLGAWNKLQLGWLDYETVVAGQKKTLNLGPQEYNTDKAQGVVVVLPDKEVTTDLGAPASGTKQYFSGNDNGLNTSLSRTVDLTGATSGAFDLKGRYSIEEGYDYLYVEVSQDNGANWTAVNGTVGGAPFGTDGGNPGRPAITGTSGGAWKDIHVPLDAYAGKKVQVRLHYLTDGGVSEGGFFGDDLTIKVNDAVVSTDGAEGTPAWTLGGFTVVGASTTADYDNFYIAGNRSYVSYDKYLKTGPYNFGWPAKPDWAEHFAYQQGLLISYNDQSVADNNVNKHPGSGRNLIIDSHPAPFYNLEGQPWRARIQLYDAPFSLKKADSFTLHVNGKASYVRGQAAQPTFDDTKKYFYDEIPWAGVKLPAVGVKIKVLSQNGTSMKIRIS; encoded by the coding sequence GTGGGACTACTCGGCGCCGCGATGGTGACCGGTGTCGGGATCTCGCTCCCCACCGTGGCCCAAGCGGCGCCCCCGGTGGAGCCGACACCGGCGGCCAGCAAGCGGGCCGCGATGGACGACCTCCCCAACCCGGTTGAGGACAAGCGCCGCGAGCTGCGTCAGGAGGCCGTCAACGGTGTCCTGAAGGGCGACATCAAGACGCAGCGACGTGGCGGCAGCACCGTTGCGAAGGTCGGCAAGACGCGTGGCGGCGGCCTGAACGACCGCACCGTCAAGGCGGCCGGCCAGGACCAGTACGTCGAGCTGAGCCGCGAGCGCACCGACAAGATCTTCGTCATCCTGGCGGAGTTCGGTAACCAGCGGCACCCGGACTACCCGGACGTCGACAGCGACCCGGACACGCCGGGCCCCACGACGTTCGAGGGCCCGCTGCACAACAAGATCCCCGCGCCGGACCGGTCTCAGGACAACACCACGGTCTGGCAGCCGGACTACAACAAGAAGCACTACGAGGACCTGTACTTCGGCAAGGGCAAGAACGTCGAGTCGCTGAAGACCTACTACGAGACGCAGTCCTCCGGGCGCTACAGCGTCGAGGGCGAGGTCTCGGACTGGGTGAAGGTGCCGTACAACGAGGCCCGCTACGGCCGCGACTGCGACATCAACGGCCAGTGCACCGACACCAACGCCTGGGCGCTCATCACGGACGCCGTGAACAAGTGGGTGGCCGAGCGCAAGGCCGCCGGTCGCACCGACGCGCAGATCGCCGCCGAGGTCAAGCAGTTCGACCAGTGGGACCGCAACGACTACGACGGTGACGGCAACTTCAACGAGCCCGACGGCTACATCGACCACTTCCAGATCGTCCACGCCGGCGGCGACCAGTCCGACGGCGACCCGCAGCAGGGTGAGGACGCCATCTGGGCGCACCGCTGGAACGCGTACCTGAACACGGTCGGCAGCGACGGCCCCTCGTACAACAAGTACGGCGGCCAGCAGATCGGCAACACCGGCGTCTGGATCTCCGACTACACCATGCAGCCGGAGAACGGCGGCCTCAGCGTGTTCGCGCACGAGTACGGCCACGACCTCGGCCTGCCGGACGACTACGACACCAGCGGCGGCCTGAACAACAACAGCGAGTACTGGACGCTGATGGCCCAGAGCCGTCTCTCCGGCGCGGGCGAGCCCCTCGGCACGCGCCCCGGCGACCTCGGCGCCTGGAACAAGCTGCAGCTCGGCTGGCTGGACTACGAGACCGTCGTCGCGGGTCAGAAGAAGACCCTGAACCTCGGCCCGCAGGAGTACAACACCGACAAGGCCCAGGGCGTCGTCGTGGTGCTGCCGGACAAGGAGGTCACCACCGACCTCGGCGCACCGGCCTCGGGCACGAAGCAGTACTTCTCCGGTAACGACAACGGGCTCAACACCTCGCTGAGCCGGACGGTCGACCTGACCGGTGCCACCTCGGGCGCGTTCGACCTCAAGGGCCGCTACTCGATCGAAGAGGGCTACGACTACCTCTACGTCGAGGTCTCGCAGGACAACGGCGCCAACTGGACCGCCGTGAACGGCACCGTCGGCGGCGCGCCGTTCGGCACCGACGGCGGCAACCCGGGCCGGCCCGCGATCACCGGCACCAGCGGCGGCGCCTGGAAGGACATCCACGTCCCGCTGGACGCGTACGCCGGCAAGAAGGTGCAGGTCCGCCTGCACTACCTGACCGACGGTGGCGTGTCCGAGGGCGGCTTCTTCGGCGACGACCTCACGATCAAGGTGAACGACGCGGTCGTCTCCACCGACGGCGCCGAGGGCACCCCGGCGTGGACGCTCGGCGGCTTCACCGTCGTCGGCGCGAGCACCACCGCGGACTACGACAACTTCTACATCGCGGGCAACCGCAGCTACGTGTCGTACGACAAGTACCTGAAGACCGGCCCGTACAACTTCGGCTGGCCGGCCAAGCCGGACTGGGCGGAGCACTTCGCCTACCAGCAGGGCCTGCTGATCTCGTACAACGACCAGTCGGTGGCGGACAACAACGTCAACAAGCACCCCGGCTCCGGTCGCAACCTGATCATCGACAGCCACCCGGCGCCGTTCTACAACCTCGAGGGCCAGCCCTGGCGGGCCCGGATCCAGCTGTACGACGCCCCGTTCAGCCTGAAGAAGGCCGACTCCTTCACGCTGCACGTCAACGGCAAGGCCAGCTACGTCCGGGGCCAGGCCGCGCAGCCGACCTTCGACGACACCAAGAAGTACTTCTACGACGAGATCCCGTGGGCCGGCGTCAAGCTCCCCGCGGTCGGCGTGAAGATCAAGGTGCTGTCGCAGAACGGCACCTCGATGAAGATCCGCATCTCCTGA
- the ssd gene encoding septum site-determining protein Ssd, with product MSARTPVPPGPPPALPLVVTADPVLLDDLLRLAAVGGTEVDVAPDPVAARSRYPQAPLVLIGADQAAACLRARLPRHQRVVVVSHEPIAPTAWDVARSIGAQHVAVLPAAEPWLTDLFTQPPGPSPAGRVLAVLGGRGGAGASTLAAGLAVTAVREGQRTLLLDADPLGGGLDLVLGWEELDGLRWAAIAEAGGHVDPSALLRALPHRGDLVLLSYGRSAAQPVPPEAMAITMDVARDRRDLTVVDLPRHLDGAAVIALEAADRAYLIVPAELRATAAAARVAAAARLHCRHLSVVVRGPSPGRLKAREVARSLGLPLAGSLRPEQALCHGLERGHAPTAEGRGPLAELCRRLLKDRTDAGTAEAA from the coding sequence ATGTCCGCCCGTACCCCCGTCCCGCCCGGACCGCCCCCGGCCCTGCCGCTCGTCGTCACCGCCGACCCGGTCCTGCTCGACGACCTGCTGCGGCTGGCCGCCGTGGGCGGCACCGAGGTCGACGTGGCCCCGGACCCCGTCGCCGCCCGGTCCCGCTACCCGCAGGCGCCGCTGGTCCTGATAGGCGCGGACCAGGCCGCGGCGTGCCTGCGCGCCCGGCTGCCCCGGCACCAGCGGGTCGTCGTCGTGAGCCACGAGCCCATCGCCCCCACCGCCTGGGACGTCGCCCGCTCGATCGGCGCGCAGCACGTGGCCGTCCTGCCGGCCGCCGAGCCCTGGCTGACCGACCTGTTCACGCAGCCTCCCGGCCCGTCACCGGCCGGACGCGTCCTGGCCGTGCTCGGCGGCCGGGGCGGCGCGGGCGCGAGCACCCTGGCGGCCGGGCTCGCCGTCACCGCCGTCCGCGAGGGTCAGCGCACGCTGCTGCTCGACGCCGACCCGCTGGGCGGCGGCCTCGACCTCGTGCTCGGCTGGGAGGAGCTCGACGGGCTCCGCTGGGCGGCGATCGCCGAGGCCGGCGGTCACGTCGACCCGTCCGCTCTGCTGCGGGCCCTGCCGCACCGCGGTGACCTGGTGCTGCTGTCGTACGGCCGGTCCGCCGCCCAGCCGGTGCCGCCCGAGGCCATGGCGATCACCATGGACGTCGCCCGCGACCGGCGCGACCTCACCGTGGTCGACCTGCCCCGGCACCTGGACGGCGCCGCGGTGATCGCCCTCGAGGCCGCCGACCGGGCCTATCTCATCGTCCCCGCCGAGCTGCGGGCGACGGCCGCGGCTGCCCGTGTGGCCGCGGCCGCGCGGCTGCACTGCCGGCACCTGTCCGTCGTGGTGCGCGGCCCGTCGCCGGGGCGGCTCAAGGCCCGCGAGGTGGCCCGCTCGCTCGGCCTGCCGCTGGCCGGCTCCCTCCGGCCCGAGCAGGCACTGTGCCACGGGCTCGAGCGGGGACACGCGCCCACGGCCGAGGGGCGCGGACCGCTGGCCGAGCTGTGCCGGCGGCTGCTGAAGGACCGGACCGACGCGGGAACGGCGGAAGCGGCATGA
- a CDS encoding PH domain-containing protein has product MGVDWVRPYSPGVGRWLVIGWEAIAFVLLGWASVGLFQVEGNGVTYLAMALTALWVVGGWRILEMGVYVGPTGLQIRGLLRSRRLSWDEIAHVRLHRHTNKIGRWEIEGGMTVLIERRDGSTVNTELWAQGVDFHNRPHLFREVYHDLRSRHLEAKAAGT; this is encoded by the coding sequence GTGGGAGTGGACTGGGTTCGGCCGTATTCGCCCGGAGTCGGCCGGTGGCTCGTCATCGGCTGGGAAGCCATCGCGTTCGTCCTGCTCGGCTGGGCCAGCGTGGGCCTGTTCCAGGTCGAGGGCAACGGGGTCACGTACCTCGCGATGGCCCTGACGGCGCTCTGGGTGGTCGGCGGCTGGCGCATCCTCGAGATGGGCGTCTACGTGGGCCCCACCGGGCTGCAGATCCGCGGGCTGCTGCGATCGCGCCGGCTGTCCTGGGACGAGATCGCGCACGTCCGGCTGCACCGGCACACCAACAAGATCGGCCGGTGGGAGATCGAGGGCGGCATGACCGTGCTCATCGAGCGCCGCGACGGCTCCACCGTCAACACCGAGCTGTGGGCGCAGGGCGTCGACTTCCACAACCGTCCGCACCTGTTCCGCGAGGTCTACCACGACCTGCGCAGCCGCCACCTGGAAGCCAAAGCGGCCGGGACGTAG
- a CDS encoding HAD family hydrolase, translating to MGQSAAFFDLDKTVIAKSSALAFGRPFYRDGLISRRDVVKSAYAQLMFRLGGTDEQTMARTRDYLAALCKGWRVEQVQQIVAETLQELINPYVYAEAAVLIGEHQAAGRDVVLVSASGDEMVRPIGELLGVTDVIATRMGIVDGRYSGEVEFYAAGESKVAGVRELADERGYDLAECYAYSDSSSDLPLLEAVGRPTVVNPDRTLRRVALERSWPVLEFRHPVPLGRRLRERPAVPMAAAALGVGVGVAIGIALYGRHRRTRAALA from the coding sequence GTGGGCCAGAGTGCCGCGTTCTTCGATCTCGACAAGACCGTCATCGCCAAGTCCAGCGCGCTGGCCTTCGGACGGCCTTTCTACCGTGATGGGCTGATCAGCCGCCGCGACGTGGTGAAGTCCGCCTACGCGCAGTTGATGTTCCGGCTGGGCGGCACCGACGAGCAGACCATGGCGCGCACGCGGGACTACCTGGCCGCGTTGTGCAAGGGCTGGCGCGTCGAGCAGGTCCAGCAGATCGTCGCGGAGACCCTGCAGGAGCTGATCAATCCATACGTGTACGCCGAGGCCGCCGTCCTGATCGGCGAGCACCAGGCGGCCGGGCGCGACGTCGTGCTGGTGTCGGCGTCGGGCGACGAGATGGTGCGCCCGATCGGCGAGCTGCTCGGCGTCACCGACGTGATCGCCACGCGGATGGGCATCGTGGACGGGCGCTACAGCGGCGAGGTGGAGTTCTACGCGGCCGGCGAGAGCAAGGTCGCGGGCGTGCGCGAGCTCGCCGACGAGCGCGGCTACGACCTTGCGGAGTGTTACGCCTACTCGGATTCCAGCAGTGATCTGCCGCTCCTGGAGGCCGTGGGCCGGCCGACCGTGGTGAACCCGGATCGCACCCTGCGCCGGGTCGCGCTGGAGCGGTCGTGGCCGGTGCTGGAGTTCCGGCACCCGGTGCCCCTGGGCCGCAGGCTGCGAGAACGCCCCGCGGTGCCGATGGCGGCCGCGGCGCTCGGCGTGGGCGTCGGGGTGGCGATCGGCATCGCGCTGTACGGCCGGCACCGCCGCACCCGGGCCGCCCTGGCATAG
- a CDS encoding DUF6766 family protein → MGIIFLLSWLGQFIAGVAAYNEEQLGNLEDPVAWTEYLQRPDFWNRTLQNWQSELLAVASMTILAIYLRQRGSSQSKPVGTAHDTTGVES, encoded by the coding sequence ATGGGCATCATCTTCCTGCTGTCCTGGTTGGGCCAGTTCATCGCCGGTGTCGCTGCCTACAATGAGGAGCAGCTCGGCAACCTCGAGGACCCCGTCGCCTGGACCGAGTACTTACAACGACCGGACTTCTGGAACCGCACTCTGCAGAACTGGCAATCCGAGCTGCTGGCCGTGGCGTCGATGACCATTCTGGCGATCTACCTGCGGCAGCGAGGCTCCTCGCAGTCCAAGCCGGTTGGAACCGCCCACGACACCACCGGAGTCGAAAGCTGA
- a CDS encoding STAS domain-containing protein: MENPIRSALGEDGTALVTIRGEIDFSSADEVAQGIRDALSQWSPAEIRIDLTAATFIDSTGLGALIEGYRAAAEAHTRFVVTNPSASFRRVLSVTGLCELFGMEDGQSADLSQATGA; this comes from the coding sequence ATGGAGAACCCGATCCGGAGCGCGCTCGGCGAGGACGGCACCGCACTGGTGACCATCCGGGGAGAGATCGATTTCTCCAGCGCCGACGAGGTCGCTCAGGGGATCCGCGACGCCCTGTCCCAGTGGTCGCCGGCCGAGATCCGCATCGATCTCACCGCCGCCACCTTCATCGACTCCACGGGCCTCGGCGCGCTGATCGAGGGCTACCGTGCGGCGGCCGAGGCGCATACCCGGTTCGTGGTGACGAACCCCAGCGCCAGCTTCCGGCGGGTGCTCTCCGTGACCGGCCTGTGCGAGCTGTTCGGCATGGAGGACGGGCAGTCCGCCGATCTGAGCCAGGCCACGGGAGCCTGA
- a CDS encoding oxidoreductase, protein MTNDPLAPLLALTDVEAALADARAKADAAMRHRALRRNGGQVAAEVGLRAAVASAALEEHRHDLAAVRAGTVTDPVVQGALRVSEALGGLVDLWPRAPRQVLARLHVLAARGAVADADLGRLTSGAERIDALAGLVAGNERTPPLLLAAIVHAELLTLRPFAGPAGVVARAAARLTLVARGFDPRGLVAVEQGHLDREPEYVGAAGAYATGTPDGLRSWLRHYAAAVSAGADHLTQISDEVLAPLGT, encoded by the coding sequence GTGACGAACGATCCCCTGGCTCCGCTGCTCGCGCTCACCGACGTGGAGGCCGCTCTGGCCGACGCCCGAGCCAAGGCCGACGCCGCCATGCGGCACCGGGCGCTGCGCCGCAACGGGGGCCAGGTGGCCGCCGAGGTGGGACTGCGGGCGGCTGTCGCCAGCGCCGCGCTGGAGGAGCACCGCCACGACCTCGCGGCCGTGCGCGCCGGCACGGTCACCGACCCGGTCGTGCAGGGCGCGCTGCGGGTGTCCGAGGCGCTCGGCGGGCTCGTCGACCTCTGGCCGCGCGCTCCGCGCCAGGTGCTCGCCCGGCTGCACGTGCTGGCCGCCCGGGGCGCGGTGGCCGACGCGGACCTCGGCCGGCTGACCTCCGGCGCCGAGCGGATCGACGCCCTCGCCGGCCTGGTCGCCGGCAACGAGCGGACGCCGCCGCTGCTGCTGGCCGCGATCGTGCACGCCGAACTGCTGACGCTGCGCCCGTTCGCCGGCCCCGCGGGCGTCGTGGCGCGGGCCGCGGCCCGGCTCACCCTCGTCGCCCGCGGCTTCGACCCGCGCGGGCTCGTCGCAGTCGAGCAGGGCCACCTCGACCGCGAGCCGGAGTACGTGGGCGCCGCGGGCGCCTACGCCACCGGTACGCCCGACGGTCTGCGCTCCTGGCTCCGGCATTACGCGGCCGCGGTCTCGGCGGGCGCCGACCATCTCACGCAAATCTCGGACGAGGTGCTGGCACCTTTGGGCACATAG
- a CDS encoding immune inhibitor A domain-containing protein encodes MGLLGAAMATSVGMMLPNGALAAPPVDPAPVAKTGAAPLDDLPNPLEEKRRALRQEAVADVVSGKAKPIKRNGSTVVKVGRTQGSGVTNRKVAKSGTDQYVELGRERTDRIFVILAEFGDQRHPSFPDVDSDPATPGPTTFNGPLHNKIPAPNRSVDNSTVWQPDYNAEHYRDLYFGEGAGKESVKTYFQSQSSGRYSVDGEVTDWVKVNYNEARYGRDFCGSHVCNNTWALVRDAANQWVADQKAAGRTDAQVAADMKSFDQYDRYDYDNDGDFNEPDGYIDHFQIVHAGGDQADGDPQQGEDAIWSHRWYAYGTDQGRTGPSNNLLGGTQIGNTGIWIGDYTIQPENGGLSVFVHEYTHDLGLPDDYDTSGRGDNNNEHWTLMAQSRLSAAGDQAIGTRPGDLGAWNKLQLGWLDYETVVAGQQKTLNLGPQEYNTSKAQGVVVVLPDKEVSTDLGAPFAGEGQFFSGNADDLNNSLSHDIDLTGKTTAAVTLKGRYDIEQDYDYLYFEASTDNGATWSRLDGTLNGAPLPRDASNTPALTGSTGGEWADIAVPLNAYAGKKITFRLHYLTDGGVAEGGFFGDDLTITADGATVLADGAEGDTTWKMDGFSIVGATSTEEFDNFYIAGHRSYVSYDQYLKTGPYFFGYPATPDKVDHYSYQEGLLISYWDTSQVDNNTNVHPGTGRNLIIDAHPAPFYNLEGLPWRARIQVYDAPFSLKKADSFTLHINGKPSYIRGQAAQPLFDDTQKYFYDELPNQGVKLPAVGVKIKVVDVNGTSMKVRIS; translated from the coding sequence GTGGGACTGCTCGGCGCCGCGATGGCGACCAGTGTCGGGATGATGCTCCCGAACGGCGCCCTCGCTGCACCGCCGGTCGATCCAGCGCCGGTGGCCAAGACCGGTGCGGCACCATTGGACGATCTGCCCAACCCGCTGGAGGAGAAGCGTCGCGCCCTCCGCCAGGAGGCCGTCGCCGACGTCGTCAGCGGCAAGGCCAAGCCGATCAAGCGGAACGGCAGCACCGTCGTCAAGGTCGGCCGCACCCAGGGTTCCGGCGTGACCAACCGCAAGGTTGCCAAGTCCGGCACCGACCAGTACGTCGAGCTCGGCCGCGAGCGGACCGACCGGATCTTCGTGATCCTGGCCGAGTTCGGCGACCAGCGGCACCCCAGCTTCCCCGACGTGGACAGCGACCCGGCCACGCCCGGGCCGACCACGTTCAACGGCCCGCTGCACAACAAGATCCCCGCGCCCAACCGCTCGGTGGACAACTCGACGGTGTGGCAGCCGGACTACAACGCCGAGCACTACCGCGACCTGTACTTCGGTGAGGGCGCGGGCAAGGAGTCGGTGAAGACCTACTTCCAGTCCCAGTCGTCCGGGCGCTACAGCGTCGACGGCGAGGTCACGGACTGGGTCAAGGTCAACTACAACGAGGCCCGGTACGGCCGCGACTTCTGCGGCAGCCACGTCTGCAACAACACGTGGGCGCTCGTCCGCGACGCCGCCAACCAGTGGGTGGCGGACCAGAAGGCCGCCGGCCGCACGGACGCGCAGGTCGCCGCGGACATGAAGTCGTTCGACCAGTACGACCGGTACGACTACGACAACGACGGCGACTTCAACGAGCCCGACGGCTACATCGACCACTTCCAGATCGTCCACGCCGGCGGCGACCAGGCCGACGGTGACCCGCAGCAGGGTGAGGACGCCATCTGGAGCCACCGCTGGTACGCGTACGGCACCGACCAGGGCCGCACCGGTCCGTCGAACAACCTGCTCGGCGGCACCCAGATCGGCAACACCGGCATCTGGATCGGCGACTACACCATCCAGCCGGAGAACGGCGGCCTGAGCGTCTTCGTGCACGAGTACACGCACGACCTGGGCCTGCCGGACGACTACGACACCTCGGGCCGTGGCGACAACAACAACGAGCACTGGACCCTGATGGCCCAGAGCCGGCTCAGCGCGGCGGGCGACCAGGCCATCGGCACCCGCCCCGGCGACCTCGGCGCGTGGAACAAGCTGCAGCTCGGCTGGCTCGACTACGAGACGGTCGTGGCCGGTCAGCAGAAGACGCTGAACCTCGGCCCGCAGGAGTACAACACCTCGAAGGCGCAGGGTGTCGTCGTGGTGCTGCCGGACAAGGAGGTCAGCACCGACCTGGGCGCTCCGTTCGCCGGCGAGGGCCAGTTCTTCTCGGGCAACGCCGACGACCTGAACAACTCGCTGTCGCACGACATCGACCTCACCGGCAAGACCACCGCGGCGGTCACGCTCAAGGGCCGGTACGACATCGAGCAGGACTACGACTACCTGTACTTCGAGGCGTCGACGGACAACGGGGCCACCTGGTCCCGCCTGGACGGCACGCTGAACGGCGCGCCGCTGCCGCGCGACGCCAGCAACACCCCCGCGCTGACCGGCAGCACCGGCGGCGAGTGGGCGGACATCGCGGTGCCGCTGAACGCGTACGCCGGCAAGAAGATCACCTTCCGGCTGCACTACCTCACCGACGGTGGCGTGGCCGAGGGCGGGTTCTTCGGTGACGACCTCACCATCACCGCGGACGGCGCGACCGTGCTGGCCGACGGGGCCGAGGGCGACACCACGTGGAAGATGGACGGCTTCTCGATCGTCGGCGCCACCTCGACCGAGGAGTTCGACAACTTCTACATCGCCGGGCACCGCAGCTACGTGTCGTACGACCAGTACCTCAAGACCGGCCCGTACTTCTTCGGCTACCCGGCGACCCCGGACAAGGTGGACCACTACTCCTACCAGGAGGGTCTGCTGATCTCGTACTGGGACACGTCGCAGGTCGACAACAACACCAACGTGCACCCGGGCACGGGCCGCAACCTGATCATCGACGCGCACCCGGCGCCGTTCTACAACCTGGAGGGGCTGCCGTGGCGGGCCCGCATCCAGGTGTACGACGCCCCGTTCAGCCTCAAGAAGGCCGATTCGTTCACGCTGCACATCAACGGCAAGCCCAGCTACATCCGGGGCCAGGCCGCGCAGCCGCTGTTCGACGACACCCAGAAGTACTTCTACGACGAGCTGCCGAACCAGGGCGTCAAGCTCCCGGCCGTCGGCGTGAAGATCAAGGTTGTCGACGTGAACGGCACCTCGATGAAGGTCCGCATCAGCTGA